The following proteins are co-located in the Xiphophorus hellerii strain 12219 chromosome 2, Xiphophorus_hellerii-4.1, whole genome shotgun sequence genome:
- the LOC116707888 gene encoding ceramide kinase-like — MERPGRLLLLSELCVRNVAYDVSLSRSLLAWKRRASSPVYRPFRPSVNRLVPVSEIISVREEQRMNGSDRKDDSSWKKIKGGDGSDCRQAFTVLYVERCRQHHWRCAEVTFTCRDEVLCQNWVRRIREQLASISTRPRNLLVYINPYGGKRQGKRIYEQKVAPLFAEAGISTHVIVTDYANHARDHLKTDAELSKVDGVVCVGGDGMFSEIIHGLVWRTQIDNGVDPNCPDEDLSPCSLRIGIIPAGSTDCICFATIGTNDPVTSALHIIVGDSQPMDVCSVHHHNMFLRYSVSLLGYGFYGDMLTDSERKRWMGPARYDISGLKMFLTHHYYEGTVSYLPARGIIGTPRDAGKCRYGCAICQHNGQIQSERAEKYKTNQDSECADDGEWRTIRGKFLAINAASMSCACPRSPKGLSPAAHLADGTTDLILVRKCSRFNFLRHLLRHINKDDQFDLAFVEVHRVVRFRFTPRYCQSDSDLELDLLENGKRQIFGHICRDHPACGCTRTNSSWNCDGEILTHTAIDVRVHCRLIKLFARGIEEPQVFADLGNPCVI; from the exons ATGGAGAGGCCTGGCAGGCTGCTTCTGCTCTCCGAACTCTGCGTCAGGAACGTGGCGTACGATGTCAGCCTGAGCCGGTCACTGCTGGCATGGAAAAGACGGGCCTCCAGTCCGGTGTACCGCCCATTCAGACCCA GCGTGAATCGCCTTGTGCCGGTGTCAGAGATCATCTCAGTCAGAGAGGAACAACGGATGAACGGCAGCGATCGAAAAGATGACAGCAGCTGGAAGAAGATCAAAGGTGGAGACGGATCGGATTGCAGGCAGGCCTTCACAG TGTTGTACGTGGAGAGGTGTCGTCAGCACCACTGGCGCTGTGCTGAAGTTACCTTCACGTGTAGAGACGAGGTACTCTGCCAGAACTGGGTCAGGAGGATCAGAGAGCAACTGGCCAGCATCT CCACCAGACCCAGAAATTTGCTGGTCTACATCAACCCATACGGTGGGAAGCGTCAGGGCAAACGCATCTATGAGCAGAAGGTGGCGCCACTGTTTGCTGAAGCTGGGATCTCTACACATGTCATTG TCACTGACTATGCCAATCATGCAAGGGATCATCTGAAGACGGACGCTGAGCTCAGCAAGGTTGACGG TGTGGTGTGTGTGGGAGGAGACGGCATGTTCAGTGAGATCATCCATGGTCTGGTGTGGAGGACACAAATCGACAATGGTGTAGATCCAAACTGTCCTGATGAAGACCTTTCTCCCTGCTCACTTCGCATTGGAATCATCCCTGCAG gTTCAACAGACTGTATCTGCTTTGCGACAATTGGAACCAATGACCCAGTCACCTCTGCACTGCACATCATTGTGG GAGACTCTCAGCCAATGGATGTGTGTTCAGTTCACCACCACAACATGTTCCTGCGATACTCCGTCTCTCTGCTGGGATATGGTTTCTACGGCGACATGCTAACTGACAGCGAGAGGAAAAGATGGATGGGCCCGGCCAGATACGACATATCAG GTTTGAAAATGTTCCTGACTCACCATTACTATGAGGGAACGGTGTCCTACCTGCCTGCCAGAGGCATCATTGGAACTCCACGGGATGCAGGCAAATGTCGATATGG TTGTGCAATCTGTCAGCACAATGGGCAGATTCAGTCAGAGAGAGCTGAGAAGTATAAGACGAATCAAGACTCAGAATGTG CGGATGACGGAGAGTGGAGGACGATCCGAGGAAAGTTCTTGGCTATAAACGCTGCCAGTATGAGCTGTGCCTGTCCTCGCAGCCCCAAAGGACTCTCCCCTGCTGCTCACTTGGCTGACGGTACCACTGACCTCATCCTTGTCAGAAAATGTTCGCGCTTCAATTTCCTCAGACACCTCTTGCGACACATCAACAAAGATGACCAG TTCGACCTGGCCTTTGTAGAGGTCCACCGGGTGGTGCGTTTCCGCTTCACCCCGCGCTACTGCCAGAGCGACTCAGACCTGGAACTGGACCTGCTTGAGAACGGCAAAAGGCAGATCTTCGGCCACATTTGCCGAGACCACCCGGCTTGTGGATGCACACGCACTAACAGCAGCTGGAACTGCGACGGTGAGATCCTGACCCACACGGCCATCGATGTCAG AGTGCACTGCCGGTTAATCAAGTTGTTTGCACGAGGGATTGAAGAGCCTCAAGTGTTTGCGGACCTCGGCAACCCCTGTGTAATATAA